From Demequina capsici, one genomic window encodes:
- a CDS encoding 5-formyltetrahydrofolate cyclo-ligase: protein MTQMSSHSSSPLEPEDAKVALRAALRKVRLQRSERRIAEHADALRDQVLAIPTVGGASCVSVYASRPHEPGTGPLIQALHEHGVKVMIPLLGDGLQRGWAWYRGAEDLIERAPGRPPEPSGDFLPFETISQADVVVVPALAIDSAGRRLGQGGGWYDRALPLAAEGVPFIALVYDNEVFDAEQSPVPTEAHDIGVHAVVTPSKVMHLPA from the coding sequence ATGACGCAGATGTCCTCCCATTCGTCGAGCCCGCTCGAGCCGGAGGATGCGAAGGTCGCGCTTCGCGCGGCCCTTCGCAAGGTCCGCCTGCAGCGGTCCGAGCGGCGCATCGCGGAGCACGCGGACGCGCTCCGCGACCAGGTGCTCGCCATCCCCACCGTCGGCGGCGCCTCCTGCGTGTCCGTCTACGCCTCACGGCCTCATGAGCCCGGCACGGGTCCGCTGATCCAGGCGCTCCATGAGCATGGCGTGAAGGTGATGATCCCGCTGCTGGGCGACGGCCTGCAGCGGGGCTGGGCCTGGTACCGCGGCGCGGAGGACCTGATCGAGAGGGCTCCCGGCCGGCCGCCGGAGCCGTCGGGCGACTTCCTGCCGTTCGAGACGATCTCGCAGGCCGACGTGGTGGTGGTCCCTGCGCTCGCGATCGACTCGGCCGGCAGACGGCTGGGCCAGGGCGGCGGCTGGTACGACAGGGCGCTCCCGCTCGCGGCCGAAGGCGTGCCGTTCATCGCGCTGGTGTACGACAACGAGGTGTTCGACGCCGAGCAGAGCCCCGTTCCCACGGAGGCGCACGACATCGGCGTGCATGCCGTGGTCACGCCGTCGAAGGTCATGCACCTCCCCGCCTGA
- a CDS encoding FmdB family zinc ribbon protein, giving the protein MPTYSYACTVCGHRFDAVQSIHAAALTECPECRGELRKVIGGNVGITFKGSGFYRTDSRAGAGSSTSE; this is encoded by the coding sequence ATGCCTACGTACAGCTATGCGTGCACCGTGTGCGGCCACCGCTTCGACGCGGTGCAGTCCATCCACGCCGCCGCGCTCACCGAGTGCCCCGAGTGCCGGGGCGAGCTGCGCAAGGTGATCGGCGGCAACGTGGGGATCACCTTCAAGGGATCCGGCTTCTACCGCACAGACTCGCGCGCCGGCGCAGGCTCCAGCACGTCGGAGTGA